CCACTGACAGCTTCGCACCAATCGCACCGCTCGAATTCTCAGCGTTATCAAACCACTCAATCTCCATGTGTACCACCTTCTTGAATGACATCAACCGGATCCTTTTTATCAACTGGCAGCCGGCTATGCCAAATAGGTATGTTCGAGCTGAGGATGCCACTAGTGAGACCACGCCAAGGCCGATGAACATCAATGACCAAAACCTGGACTCCTTACGTATCTTGTCAGGTGGCTTATAGAGCATCCGAATTATACTAGAAATAAAGATTGCAAAAAGGGGAAATATGACACCATTGATGACTGCTGCAACACCGCCGAGCAGCAGTATTGGGAACTCTGGCCTGTTGAGATAGGCGAGTCGGCGGAGTGAAACTTTGTGTACCTTCTCTGATGGCATTGGGATTTCGGGTTCCAGTTCTAGGGCTTCTTGGATATCGGGTGCGGGCGGTAGCCTAGTCGAGATTGAAAATGAGTGGTGGCTTCTGTTTCCATCACTCCTGGATGATTCCCTGCTTAAAGATCGTCGGAAAGATGAGCGTTGGATCAATGTTGGATTAAAATCTGATGTAATTTCCTGCTTGTTGCGACCAGTTAGCTTTGAATCTTCTGATTCCTGTTGTACTTCTTGCAAGCGTATTAGTTGACAATATGCTCCGTTTGGATCCGTGAGAAGCTCTGAATGAGAACCTGATCAATAGAAAAATGTTGGGGACTCAATCTATAATAtgattatgtgattatgattgttaaaactttttaattttgTGAGTACTAAGAAAATATCTGGAAATCTGTCCGtcatttagaaaaaaaagggATTTTTTGGAGATGTCGGTGTTTATCTTTCTTGAAGAGGAATAGTGCCACCATGTATGGATTTCATGGAGTTCAATGATGGAAAACAAAAACATCTCTACAGAACAGGTAGCATTGCGATGATCAGAATTGTTGATTTGGCGGGCCAGGCTCAAAAGGCAAGGCAATCACACTGTCGTGGATCAGTTGTTGTATCCACATTCAATAGAACCGACGAAATTGATGGTCCCAATTGCAATAATTGCATGCTACAAGCACCTGTTAAACAAGGGCACAACTAGGTTATGAATACATCGATGAGGCTCTTACCCTTTTCAACTAGTGATCCTCGATGAATCACGGCGATCATGTCAGCATTCCTCACTGTACTCAGGCGATGGGCCACAATGACAGTGGTTCGGTTGACCATGATCCTGTCTAGCGCCTCCTGCACGATCCGTTCAGACCCTGCATCGAGCGCACTTGTCGCTTCGTCTAGGAGGAGGATTCGTGGGTCCTTTAGAATTGCTCTAGCTATAGCAATTCTCTGCTTCTGCCCTCCTGATAGCAGAGTTCCATGCTCACCCACCATGGTGTCCAGACCCTGAAATATATAGTATAAAATAGCATAAGAGTTAAACAGTCATTCATTTATTACTTATAATTACAGTTTACAAAGGGTACAAAAACACTGTATTTATGCATAAAAACCAGATACATAATAGCAAAGATCAACAAAAAAcgataagggtgtgtttggatgcactatccaaTTGAATTGCAAAGCTACAATAAATGATCTAATAAATCAGAAATGACAAAATTGTGGATACTATCCTAACACCACCAATAAAGGTCGAAAGAATTAAAACCTTAGGCATTTTGTCTATGAATTTGGAAGCATTAGCAAGCTCAGTGGCAGCTCTGATCTCTTCAACAGTTGCACCGTCCTTGCCGTAGGCAATATTATCTTTGATGCTTGAAGCAAACAACACAGGTTCCTGACTAACAAGCCCGATTTtctctctgatccatcttagctgAAACTCCTTGAGATTTATACCATCTATAAGAACTTCACCAGATTGTGGGTCATAAAATCTCTCTATTAGACTGATCACTGTCGACTTTCCACTCCCGCTCTCTCCAACCAGGGCTGCTGTCATGCCGCTGGGTATGGAGAGAGAGAATCCGGCAAATATGTGCTCATCTGGCCTTGCTGGATAACTGAAATAGACATCTCTTAATTCGATCTCTCCTCGGATGTCATCCAGCTTTAGTCCACTAGTGTTGTATGTATCTATCTCTGGATTCCTCTTGATTGTCTCAAACATCTTGAATGCTGCAGCTTGTCCTGCTGCAAATGCACTCATGCATGGAGAGGCCTGGCCCAGAGATCTGAATCATAATGGCATACAGACAGAAAAAGGAGTAAATCTTGTTCAGGTTCTCAGCAATCAGAAAGGCACTATAGATACATGAATGCATAATGCATGTGTGTAGATGTATCTCATGTTTACAAATAGTATAATTTTCCAAGATTATGGGTGCGTTTGGTTGaatcaaatatcatgatatttggcgcAACCAAATGCCCGTAAATAACTTTTCTATAATACACATGCTTCCAAGATGATTCTTCATTACTTTTCAGTATGATCTCAGAACTGATTGTAATTCCTCCAGCTCTTCATGAAGATTAATGGTTAAGGTTTGACAGAttcacatgtacacttatatgcAGCACATGTGCCAACCTGGCAACTGTGTGGGATAATGAGTGCAAATTAGGCGGGGCTTCATGCTCATGtactgtttaggtgggccacctcttaagaaaaacaaacaGATGGCTTAAAAACATTCTTGTCAACAGCCCACCTTCAacatatgcatggggcccacatgatcagcGGACCTGCCTGATCTTTGTGCCAGGTCAGCTTCATGGTACAGCTCACCTTACTCACGGCTATGATGTCCCATACATTTGCCAGTTTGGTTCATGTGCTGCTGTTGTAAAGGTGCGTGGGGAGAGAAGTGTGGTGGAGCTCGCATACTTCtctggtattaatggttttacaAGGACTAAACAGATTTTTGAAAGCTTAAGAAGTGGCAGCTTGCAAACTTACAAGGCGCCGGTCAACACTGCAAAAATCACAGTCATCACATTACCACCTGAATATCCTTTGTTCAGTACCATCCTTGAACCGAACCATATAGCCAAAGCATAGCagcacaacacaagaaacatgaAAACACCAAGGCCTACTCCTGCAGCCAAACCCTCCTGAATATTGGACTTGTAAGCAGACTTCAGAGACTTGTTGTATTTATCTATAGCTTGCTTCTCCCCAGTAAATGATGCAACCTGAAGAAGAGAACATTTTAGTCATgctttctcaaaaagaaaaaaagaagacagaCGGAAActgaggctgcatttggatgctcaatggAATTGGATTGCATGAAATCCATTCAACAAAGTGGAAATGACCCAATTGAGTTTAGCCCATCTCACCCCACGCTAGCAATTCGGATTTTCCGAGATCATCCTGAAATGTACGGAATTGCAATTGCAGCTGGTtgtcattatgaattaaaatggTCCTACTTTAGTTTTGGACATTGCTCCTGTATTTCATCATATTTCATCTTAGTATTGCAATACAGTCCAACTGAGCACCCATATCCatcataagggcctgtttgggtgccacgtAAAAATGAGTTCTCATTTTATTTAATCCTATTCatgtattaaatatatatatattttgcacAGGATTAAAAATATAACCAACAATTATAGAAAGTAGGATCTTTAATATGTAATTGACGTTAACTAAAATGAGGTGAACTCATTTTTTAAGTGTCACCCAAAGAGGCTCTTATGGAGTTCGTCTCATTTTAGTGACGCATAATTATGTACtagagatcatgattgttggtCTTCAAGATTTTTAATCATTACCAAGATGAAATATGATCTCTAACATATAATTACAGTTAATTAAATTGAGATGaagtcatttttaagtggcacccaaacaggccccaaaTGTTCATTATTAGGAATAAGTCTGCTACTGTTTGTGCATGTATGTCATGATGGAAAATTTTATATACCGTTCTAATTGAGCTAATTGTCTGTTCTACAACAACTCCTGCTTCTGTGTAAGCTGTTTGGCCACGGGATGCCATCTTGGTTATAACGATCGCCATTACTGCACCTGAGATTGCCAGAGGAGGAATAACAGAGAGCATGATAAGGGCCAGAAGCCACCCTTTAAAAAATGCTATTACAAAGCCTCCTGCGAAAGTTGATAGCAGCTGAATGAATTTACCAACCTGTAAAATGGAATAAAAAACTTGAAACATGTCCAAGAAGGAGATACTCAGCAATCAACTGGCATTCGTGAAAGATCAATCGTCTATAAAGAAAGCAAAAGCATGTCTGTTTTTTCCCCTGTATTTCCTCAGGAGGGTCGAAGGCAGCAGTAAGTGGAATTCATTAGCAATCAGTTTCCACTACTCAATCAGCAAGAatgccattgtgatgtgttgttGGGTGTGATGATATTCAGCTAAAGATTTCTATGCAGTAATCCATCAGTATATACAAaatcatttcttcttttttctttgacAGTAGGATTACCAAGATAATCATGAGATTGCAAGACAGATGGCAAGAAATTTTCAGTATATACTAAATCAGCTGCACTATAACATACAAATTGCAACAGGTGATACTGAATTAAAGCCAACAAAGCATTTTTAATAGTAGAAAACTGTCTTCTAAGCTGAATTATATCACATTCCCAATCCATTGATCCAACTTAAAAGGAACAACCATGAACTTCCCAATGCTATTTAAAATCACTCGAGGAGAACTGACTAGGAACAATTGTGAATAATTATTTTAGCAATCGATGGTTGATGTCGAGTTGTTGACTACAATAGAAAAACACCAACATGGTAAAGTAATGATTGGAGGCAAGCGAAATAATATTGATACCTTCTCACCCATGGCATCTTGAATGAGAACGGTATCGCCTGACATCCTCCCAACAACTTCTCCTGTGCTCGTTTCCTTGTCAAAGAATGCAATGTCTTGTCTCAGTATCATTCTCAAGTACAAATTCCTTATTCGGGCCGCCTGTCTTTCCCCAGTGACTACCCAGCAAGACAACTCTGACAAACAACAACAAGGGCTTTCTCCATCTTTAATAGTTCGAATAGAGTTCTAGGCTATATAAGATTACTGAGAAAGCTGCTAAAAGAGAGACGATAATGTACTTACGGAAGAATGCTGCCAGGCCCGTCACCACAGCCATATAAATAAATTTCAGAGATACCTGAAAACGTCAAACGGATATCATTATAACTAATTTCAGATACACAAACGTGCTCACTCTACTCTTATACAAGAATGGTGCAGAAAGAAAAATAACATATtaaaataagagtaattaggaacctgtctctccaaatggatatgATAGCAATTCTTTTCAAACCCATGAATCAGGACCATCACTTCAACGCAATGAAGCATGCAACTAGTCCTGTGATTTAggttttgatggggacatcacgcgcacacgcacgcccccctatgcacatacgcaaggaggagggcctcaccatcgatctggatggatgacgatgtccagggagggcctcctagttagaggactatgttttggtttgttggagtgggcccgatagctatgtaaagcccaccatgggatcgtggcccactagttttattaatttcatattttacgttttgcttattattgttatttaaagtatcatggacggtttagattactttgattaattgttattttttattacttcatcgccaagtaatagggttttcttataaataggcaccccttgtagatttttttttttctcattgaagattaataaaaaaattcttgcgtttttctactcctctgagcttctgagttgtgaaaatctaattgggtgtgaaaccttcccttcctcaaagggctgactaccgtggtgtaaagccacatctatcccgattcgcccccatcttcTACTATCCATACTTCTCATCTCTTATAATCATCTACGCCTCAAATCTGCCTTTTATTGCAGCTATTTTCCTCTTTATAACAGAATTCTAGaatttggccctgcaggagggctggcGGGACAGACAGGAAACGGGGCGGGGATAAGCTTGTGAAGAAGCAAGCTTCTTCCCCCCCCCCCAAcggcgaagcaccacgcacaaatcgCATATCGGATTGAGCCAAAACTCGGGGGTTTTagagcccacccctggccgaccagactcACGGAGTTAGTTTCTAGATACAGGGCGCCCTCGCATGTGCGGTCAGGCCCCTGCGCACGTGCGTTAGGTCTGGCCCGTTGTCCGCATGCAAAGATTATTGACAGGTTCCGTTTTCTCACTTCTCTCATCCCTCTCGTACTTAccttccataaccctaaccctagattgcatcaATTCCAATTTATTTGCTCCTTTTCCCTAACCCTAGGGTTTTTTTGGATTGAaacctgtgaatcccttggattgtgAATATATTTTTGTGCATGCGTGGATGACtatacttccctttgagtattgtttggtccataatttttagTGATTTagccctaacgtgtgtaggcctggacccacatagattccccttgtttaaatgtttgaacttttgtatgggacgtggaatttttatgtgattgtttctgaattagtatgatctaaagcctctaagatcttgcatatcattgttaattttcatgtcctgcatcaaatttggtatcaaagattAAGGTTCTTGtagggaatgcattgcatgtttagggtttaatttatttgtgtccattatgcatTAAGTAACATCATATAGAGTTGTTTAAAGGTCCATAATTTCTTATATatgctgctgaattttctgctatcagaaaatCTGCATCTCTTTGCAGGATTTTCTGTAGACAGATTTTTTTTTACAGACAGGTTGctggaaattgagtagtattGTATCGTTTTctccatatagagtcctataggatcatttagtcctatCTAGGCGTATATATTTGTAGTAGAAGGTCCTCAaattgagttagtagttgtatgcctatatgtacgggtcgtggttttggcttgcaccctacactaaacatggagtaattgcaagagtcaatgaacaagctgacccaatagtttgagtctttgggtaggcgcttggaataacgtatggaccaatgctttgaatagcttaatgtgcgcattacccaactagagacctccgccagggcaaaccccaccattggggaagatgcccaatctcaggcaggtggtcaggaggatagaccaaggaatggaggtggccaaggaatcagttatgggcgcacacccgtgcacccaccccgtgaggtacatcaagaccactatgaccCTAATATGCAACTTCTCAAAGGAGTTAGAGTATATGCCcccacgtttgatggccacttggaccctaaa
This DNA window, taken from Magnolia sinica isolate HGM2019 chromosome 14, MsV1, whole genome shotgun sequence, encodes the following:
- the LOC131225535 gene encoding ABC transporter B family member 11-like; this translates as MAEESRLIRDSNFHQDESISNSPQMDAHETLGEMHDQQQHTKSKGKEATKNTIPFYRLFSFADSVDFVLMIVGSIAAAVNGVSTPFTTILFGQLINSFGENPDPKKMLNEVSKVSLKFIYMAVVTGLAAFFQLSCWVVTGERQAARIRNLYLRMILRQDIAFFDKETSTGEVVGRMSGDTVLIQDAMGEKVGKFIQLLSTFAGGFVIAFFKGWLLALIMLSVIPPLAISGAVMAIVITKMASRGQTAYTEAGVVVEQTISSIRTVASFTGEKQAIDKYNKSLKSAYKSNIQEGLAAGVGLGVFMFLVLCCYALAIWFGSRMVLNKGYSGGNVMTVIFAVLTGALSLGQASPCMSAFAAGQAAAFKMFETIKRNPEIDTYNTSGLKLDDIRGEIELRDVYFSYPARPDEHIFAGFSLSIPSGMTAALVGESGSGKSTVISLIERFYDPQSGEVLIDGINLKEFQLRWIREKIGLVSQEPVLFASSIKDNIAYGKDGATVEEIRAATELANASKFIDKMPKGLDTMVGEHGTLLSGGQKQRIAIARAILKDPRILLLDEATSALDAGSERIVQEALDRIMVNRTTVIVAHRLSTVRNADMIAVIHRGSLVEKGSHSELLTDPNGAYCQLIRLQEVQQESEDSKLTGRNKQEITSDFNPTLIQRSSFRRSLSRESSRSDGNRSHHSFSISTRLPPAPDIQEALELEPEIPMPSEKVHKVSLRRLAYLNRPEFPILLLGGVAAVINGVIFPLFAIFISSIIRMLYKPPDKIRKESRFWSLMFIGLGVVSLVASSARTYLFGIAGCQLIKRIRLMSFKKVVHMEIEWFDNAENSSGAIGAKLSVDAATIRGLVGDALALMVQNAASVIAGLVIAFEANWQLALIILAMVPLIGLGGWVEMKFLKGFSADAKMMYEEATQVANDAVGSIRTVASFCAEEKVMELYRKKCQGPMKTGIKQGLVSGVGFGLTFFLLFCAYSTSFYAGARLVEDGKTNFMHVLRVFFALTMAAIGVSQSSSLAPDATKAKASAASIFALLDRKSKIDPSNDSGATIEYVKGDIEFQHVSFRYPTRPNVQIFQDLCLAIQSGKTVALVGESGSGKSTVISLLQRFYDPDSGYIMLDGIEIQKLQLRWLRQQMGLVSQEPVLFNDTIRANIAYGKEGNATEAEISAAAESANAHKFISGLHQGYNTVVGERGVQLSGGQKQRVAIARAIVKEPKILLLDEATSALDTESERVVQEALDQVMMNRTTIVVAHRLSTIKAADLIAVVKNGVIIEKGKHEALINIKDGAYASLVALHRGSS